From Parasphaerochaeta coccoides DSM 17374, a single genomic window includes:
- a CDS encoding lipoate--protein ligase, translating to MRYLLNPSVNPYYNLALDEYAMKHIDEKEDFFFLWQNEPSIIIGKNQTTLEEINSAFVEERGIHVARRVSGGGAVYHDLGNLNFTFILNVDDLSRVNFFKYVQPVIDALATLGVKAELSGRNDILIDGKKISGNAQRIANGRLMHHGTLLFDENLDDLVAALNVNPDKISSKGSKSVRSRVTNIREHLPKDMDIRQFWDALHYYLSDKARDTEIILTSEQKAAVQKEADERFSTWGWIYGASPAFNVHVARRFPGGKIEAYADVGQGLIRSIRFIGDYLGLHDVVEIEERLRGEQYSRWTMEKILGQFTMSQYFGTITQAEIISLLFD from the coding sequence ATGCGATATCTGCTGAATCCATCGGTGAATCCCTATTACAACCTTGCTCTGGATGAGTATGCCATGAAGCATATAGATGAGAAGGAGGACTTTTTCTTCCTGTGGCAAAACGAGCCGTCCATCATTATAGGTAAGAACCAGACGACCTTGGAGGAGATTAATTCGGCCTTCGTGGAAGAACGGGGAATCCATGTAGCCCGCAGGGTTTCCGGCGGGGGAGCGGTCTATCACGATTTGGGGAACCTGAATTTCACTTTCATCCTCAATGTGGATGACTTGTCCCGCGTCAACTTCTTTAAATATGTGCAGCCGGTCATTGATGCCCTTGCGACCTTGGGAGTCAAGGCAGAGCTGTCCGGACGGAACGACATCCTGATAGACGGCAAGAAAATATCGGGCAACGCCCAACGCATAGCCAACGGCAGGCTGATGCACCATGGCACGCTGTTGTTTGATGAGAACCTTGATGATTTGGTTGCTGCCCTGAACGTGAATCCGGACAAGATCAGCTCAAAAGGTTCCAAGTCCGTCCGCTCCCGCGTCACCAACATTCGCGAACATCTTCCCAAGGACATGGACATCCGTCAGTTCTGGGACGCCTTGCATTATTATCTTTCTGATAAGGCTAGAGACACTGAAATCATTCTGACCTCAGAACAAAAAGCAGCAGTACAGAAAGAAGCTGATGAAAGGTTCTCTACATGGGGATGGATTTATGGAGCGTCACCAGCATTCAATGTCCATGTCGCGCGTCGTTTCCCCGGTGGGAAGATTGAGGCCTACGCCGATGTCGGCCAAGGACTCATCCGTTCCATCCGGTTCATCGGCGATTACCTTGGACTCCATGATGTCGTTGAGATTGAAGAACGACTTCGCGGCGAACAATACAGCAGGTGGACAATGGAAAAAATCCTTGGTCAATTCACGATGTCCCAGTATTTCGGAACAATAACCCAAGCTGAAATTATTTCATTGCTTTTCGACTGA
- a CDS encoding TetR/AcrR family transcriptional regulator → MKHSGEKIDRRVLYTKMILKESLVELMKEKPIGKITPTELCRHANMNRNTFYSHYDSPEDLLRSIEDELYEQIKHSIVNSLSKGDIFLLLSEICQAIHNNGDLCSVLLSEYGDKDFFRHLIDLAHDRTIEEWRAAGILLEKEKVEFLYCFSISGSVATIQKWIQDGMKQRPEDIARFIEKATQHGVRGFVGR, encoded by the coding sequence ATGAAACACTCCGGGGAAAAGATTGACCGCAGGGTTCTCTACACCAAGATGATACTTAAGGAAAGTCTAGTAGAGTTGATGAAGGAAAAACCTATCGGAAAAATTACACCTACTGAACTCTGCCGCCATGCAAACATGAACCGCAATACTTTTTATTCACATTATGACAGTCCAGAAGATCTTTTGCGCAGCATTGAGGATGAACTGTACGAACAGATAAAACATTCCATCGTAAATTCCTTGTCAAAAGGAGATATTTTCTTGTTGCTGAGTGAGATATGCCAAGCAATCCATAACAATGGGGATCTCTGCTCCGTGCTTCTCTCCGAATATGGTGATAAAGATTTCTTCCGGCATCTCATTGATCTGGCTCATGATAGAACCATTGAGGAATGGAGGGCTGCGGGCATTCTCCTTGAAAAAGAAAAGGTTGAATTTCTCTATTGCTTCTCCATAAGCGGGAGCGTCGCGACAATCCAGAAATGGATACAGGACGGGATGAAGCAACGCCCGGAGGATATTGCCCGTTTCATTGAAAAAGCAACACAGCACGGTGTCCGTGGATTTGTGGGAAGATGA
- a CDS encoding NAD-dependent epimerase/dehydratase family protein, with protein sequence MSEKMYIVTGATGHLGGYVVRKLLEQGHGVRALVLPGETCPAFINVNRELLTEYAGNVCNPSSLDPLFAKDNGEADAADAEESGFIVIHCAGIVTISRKPDKRVETVNVNGTRNIIDACLRHHVRRLVYVSSVHAIPVLPHGQIMREIRNFNPDAVRGYYDKTKAMATQMVLDAAADNLDAVVVHPSGIIGPHGLQTGNMTHMMSLYVQGKLPAGVRGGFDFVDVRDVANGIIAAAEKGRRGECYILSNRFVEVKELFDSLSRATGNRKTKLYLPLWFAKLFTPFMELHYRLTGETPLFTRYSLRTLSENSLYSHERASSELGYKPRSVEDTVRATALWLKSGLK encoded by the coding sequence ATGAGTGAAAAAATGTATATAGTGACTGGCGCGACCGGGCATCTTGGCGGATATGTCGTCAGGAAGCTGCTGGAACAAGGACATGGAGTACGTGCCCTTGTCCTGCCGGGGGAGACGTGTCCGGCTTTCATCAACGTGAACCGTGAACTACTGACTGAATATGCGGGCAATGTGTGTAATCCATCTTCCCTTGATCCGCTGTTCGCTAAGGATAATGGAGAGGCTGATGCAGCGGATGCTGAGGAGAGCGGGTTCATTGTCATTCATTGCGCTGGTATTGTTACGATATCCCGCAAGCCAGATAAGAGGGTAGAAACTGTCAATGTGAATGGAACCAGGAACATCATTGACGCATGTCTGCGCCATCATGTCCGTAGGCTGGTCTATGTCAGCTCCGTCCATGCCATTCCTGTGCTGCCCCATGGTCAGATCATGCGTGAAATACGTAATTTCAATCCTGACGCGGTTCGCGGATACTACGACAAGACCAAAGCCATGGCTACGCAGATGGTGCTTGATGCGGCGGCAGACAATCTGGATGCGGTCGTCGTCCATCCTTCTGGCATCATAGGTCCGCATGGTTTGCAGACTGGGAACATGACGCACATGATGTCCCTGTATGTGCAGGGCAAGTTGCCTGCTGGAGTACGGGGTGGGTTTGACTTCGTGGATGTTCGGGATGTCGCCAACGGCATCATCGCGGCTGCGGAGAAAGGAAGGAGAGGGGAATGTTATATTCTTTCCAACCGCTTCGTTGAAGTGAAGGAACTGTTCGACTCTTTGTCCCGTGCCACAGGAAACAGGAAGACAAAACTCTATCTCCCCCTGTGGTTTGCCAAGCTGTTTACCCCTTTCATGGAGCTTCATTACCGACTTACCGGTGAAACACCACTGTTCACCCGGTACTCCTTGAGAACCTTGTCGGAAAACTCATTGTATTCCCATGAAAGAGCCAGCAGTGAACTGGGGTATAAACCACGGTCTGTAGAAGATACTGTCCGAGCCACGGCATTATGGCTGAAAAGCGGCCTGAAGTGA
- a CDS encoding carbohydrate ABC transporter permease — MVIRKKYSFPGYIYIMPWLIGFLVLQLVPLVRSFWYSFTDFQLLGDPKFVGLDNYRKIFSGDLSFLKSLQVTAAYVLIAVPCKIAFALAIAVILNQKIKGINLFRTLYYIPSILGGSVSIAVLWKYLFMNQGVLNNLLTSIGLPGADWLGDPNLALGTVSLVTIWQFGSSMLLFLAGLKQIPESLYEAARIDGAGKMRIFWKITLPQLSSIVLFNLIMQMINAFQDFTPAFVITQGGPLKSTYLYGLMLYDHGFKFFRMGYASALSWILFAIILFFTGLTFKSSDSWVHYGDSL, encoded by the coding sequence ATGGTGATACGTAAAAAGTATTCTTTCCCCGGATATATCTATATCATGCCTTGGCTCATTGGCTTTCTCGTTCTCCAGCTTGTGCCCTTGGTCAGATCGTTCTGGTATTCCTTCACTGATTTTCAGTTGCTGGGAGACCCAAAGTTCGTTGGCTTGGACAACTACAGGAAGATATTCAGCGGGGATCTTTCCTTTCTCAAATCCTTGCAGGTCACCGCTGCATATGTACTGATAGCCGTACCCTGCAAGATAGCTTTTGCCTTGGCCATCGCAGTCATCCTCAACCAAAAAATCAAAGGAATCAACCTGTTCAGGACGCTCTATTACATTCCTTCCATCCTTGGTGGCAGTGTATCCATAGCCGTATTGTGGAAATATCTTTTCATGAACCAGGGGGTGCTAAACAATCTGCTCACAAGCATCGGACTTCCCGGAGCCGACTGGCTTGGAGATCCGAATCTTGCCTTGGGAACCGTCAGCCTGGTCACCATCTGGCAGTTCGGTTCATCCATGCTTCTTTTCCTGGCGGGCTTGAAACAGATTCCTGAAAGCCTTTACGAGGCGGCACGAATCGACGGCGCGGGGAAGATGCGTATTTTTTGGAAGATTACTTTGCCTCAGTTGTCCTCGATTGTTCTTTTCAACCTCATCATGCAAATGATCAACGCCTTCCAGGATTTTACCCCGGCGTTCGTCATCACCCAGGGAGGGCCGTTGAAATCGACATATCTCTATGGACTGATGCTCTATGACCATGGTTTTAAGTTTTTCAGGATGGGCTATGCTTCCGCTCTTTCGTGGATATTGTTCGCCATCATCCTGTTCTTTACCGGACTGACCTTCAAATCATCGGATTCCTGGGTACATTATGGAGATTCCCTATGA
- a CDS encoding carbohydrate ABC transporter permease, whose amino-acid sequence MIRQKHSFAKIASYVLLILLAYIMVYPLLWMIGASFKSNEEIFGTLSLLPRNPVFGAFASGWKGSGQYGFGTFFINTFLMVVPTVLFTVFSSMLVGYGFARFNFPLKKILFIVMLSTMMLPATVIIIPRYIFFRELGWLDSYLPFIVPALLGCFPFFNFMMVQFFRGLPLEIDESGKLDGCNSFVILKDLLLPLCKSAMFSVIVFQFVWTWNEFFNALIYISSVAKYPVALGLRMTMDISAEFDWNQIMAMSLLSILPPVILFFSAQKYFVEGIATTGMKN is encoded by the coding sequence ATGATCAGACAGAAACATAGCTTTGCCAAGATCGCTTCCTATGTCCTGCTTATCCTGCTGGCCTATATCATGGTTTATCCTCTGCTCTGGATGATCGGAGCTTCCTTCAAAAGCAATGAGGAGATATTTGGCACCCTTTCCCTGTTACCGAGGAACCCTGTGTTCGGAGCTTTCGCTTCTGGTTGGAAGGGCAGCGGACAGTACGGGTTTGGCACTTTTTTCATCAATACGTTCCTGATGGTCGTCCCGACAGTGCTTTTTACAGTGTTTTCCTCCATGCTGGTCGGCTACGGCTTTGCCCGTTTCAATTTCCCGCTGAAGAAGATCCTTTTCATCGTCATGCTTTCCACGATGATGCTGCCAGCGACGGTAATCATCATTCCTCGGTACATTTTTTTCCGCGAGCTTGGCTGGTTGGATTCATATTTGCCGTTCATCGTCCCGGCATTGCTGGGATGCTTTCCATTCTTCAATTTCATGATGGTACAATTCTTCCGTGGCCTGCCGCTTGAAATTGATGAGTCCGGGAAACTTGATGGGTGTAACAGTTTTGTGATTCTCAAAGACCTGCTGCTTCCATTATGCAAGTCGGCGATGTTTTCGGTAATCGTCTTCCAGTTCGTCTGGACATGGAATGAATTCTTCAACGCTCTAATTTATATCAGCAGTGTCGCGAAATATCCTGTAGCGTTAGGTTTGAGAATGACAATGGACATTTCCGCCGAGTTCGACTGGAACCAGATCATGGCGATGAGCCTGCTCTCCATCTTGCCGCCGGTGATTCTGTTCTTCTCCGCCCAGAAGTACTTCGTCGAAGGAATCGCCACCACCGGCATGAAAAACTGA
- a CDS encoding ABC transporter substrate-binding protein, with translation MKKNLMLFLIVLVTMGTMFAGGGKESSKDSGSKTLRVSWWGSDSRHTPTLNAMAAYQRENPNVRLEGEYGGWDGYYQKLVTQIAGRTAADIIQIDQPWLNELSARGDVFVVLDRTMIDLDEFDVDFLNDYCTYNGKLLGLPTGINVNTFLVDVTLLADNGIDPDTVWTWENIITEGRKIHQNDPAAYFSSASPDIMRYWFEIYIAQLAGAVVNSNKQVAFTEEQGTQAFAYFKQWFDEGIVAPFSQTSLFYQKFHENPSWINGKTATAWDWVSSMDKAIGNKKNIETRQLPVMEGAKNTGVLMRPSQIMVVNNSSVHKDEAIKVLDYLFTNHEAIEILGTARGIPATVSGRRILAEKNQITALAEKATNDGIAQAGLPQSSWQMNSEVIQTMQDVIDEFGFGRLTPQQASAKMIANLTATLTNL, from the coding sequence ATGAAAAAAAACCTTATGCTATTTCTCATCGTCCTTGTGACCATGGGAACTATGTTTGCAGGTGGCGGCAAAGAATCATCCAAGGATTCAGGATCAAAGACTCTCCGCGTTTCTTGGTGGGGCAGTGATTCCCGGCATACGCCCACCCTCAATGCGATGGCAGCTTACCAACGGGAGAATCCCAACGTCAGACTGGAAGGCGAGTATGGCGGTTGGGACGGTTATTACCAAAAACTTGTCACCCAGATTGCCGGAAGGACTGCTGCCGATATCATCCAGATTGACCAGCCGTGGCTCAACGAACTTTCAGCCAGAGGAGATGTCTTTGTCGTCCTGGACCGAACGATGATCGACCTTGACGAATTCGATGTTGACTTCCTGAATGATTATTGCACTTACAATGGCAAGCTTCTGGGACTTCCCACCGGAATCAATGTCAATACTTTCCTTGTTGATGTCACGTTGCTTGCGGATAACGGCATAGACCCTGATACCGTATGGACGTGGGAGAACATCATCACCGAAGGTCGCAAGATACATCAGAACGACCCCGCCGCTTATTTCAGTTCCGCAAGCCCGGACATCATGCGCTACTGGTTTGAAATCTACATTGCCCAACTTGCTGGCGCAGTCGTTAACAGCAATAAACAGGTAGCCTTTACCGAAGAGCAGGGAACCCAGGCATTTGCCTATTTCAAACAATGGTTCGATGAAGGTATTGTCGCGCCGTTTTCCCAGACATCCCTTTTCTATCAGAAATTCCACGAGAATCCCTCATGGATTAATGGCAAAACGGCTACCGCCTGGGATTGGGTCAGTTCCATGGATAAAGCCATTGGCAATAAGAAAAACATCGAGACGCGTCAATTACCTGTCATGGAAGGGGCAAAGAACACTGGCGTCCTGATGAGACCTTCACAAATCATGGTTGTGAACAACAGTTCCGTGCATAAGGACGAGGCTATCAAAGTCCTGGATTATCTTTTCACCAATCATGAAGCCATAGAAATCCTCGGCACAGCCCGCGGAATCCCTGCCACGGTCAGCGGAAGAAGAATCCTTGCAGAGAAAAACCAGATTACTGCTTTGGCGGAAAAGGCTACCAATGATGGAATAGCTCAGGCCGGGCTTCCTCAAAGTTCATGGCAGATGAACAGCGAAGTCATCCAGACCATGCAGGATGTCATTGATGAATTTGGTTTTGGTCGTCTTACTCCGCAGCAGGCATCTGCCAAGATGATTGCAAATCTCACGGCTACGCTGACCAATCTGTAG